In Candidatus Methylomirabilota bacterium, the following are encoded in one genomic region:
- a CDS encoding alpha/beta fold hydrolase, with amino-acid sequence MSRPAVTDTPPAIGVTTADGCALELRHDEGPAAREDRPAVLLVHGASAGSDTFRIGEVQTLVDYLRGHGLEVWTLDWRASLRRVRDVYCTALGKGRVPTTFTIDAAAERDVPAALHAMRRAPHNVRGPIAVLGHCMGGAIVAQGIAQGAIASADVERVVLTGLGLFYRAAIDNVLKAEDRVLEELLGGGQHLLHPTKGWDRNVCTRDPDDGPWPRLLEDPYEVWLDTPLPHDCAVEICHRLSYMFGMPFIPDKIRRIHDGGYLPTQFGYIALEFLIHCCQNLRRGYAAPFVADRTGPLPVDRRYLRREAFQDRHITLITGDLNSLWHRDSIDTMYEWLRRGRRDEQPRSLHKHVVPGFGHQDLYWAEDAPSLVFPKILEGLRGP; translated from the coding sequence GTGAGCCGGCCGGCCGTCACCGACACGCCCCCCGCCATCGGGGTCACGACGGCGGACGGCTGCGCCCTCGAGCTGCGCCACGACGAAGGCCCCGCGGCGCGGGAGGACCGGCCCGCGGTCCTGCTGGTGCACGGCGCCAGCGCGGGCAGCGACACGTTCCGCATCGGCGAGGTGCAGACGCTCGTCGACTACCTGCGCGGGCACGGCCTCGAGGTGTGGACGCTCGACTGGCGGGCCAGCCTGCGACGGGTGCGGGACGTCTACTGCACGGCCCTCGGCAAGGGCCGAGTGCCGACGACCTTCACGATCGACGCCGCCGCCGAGCGCGACGTGCCCGCGGCGCTCCACGCCATGCGGCGAGCGCCTCACAACGTCCGCGGCCCGATCGCCGTGCTCGGCCACTGCATGGGCGGCGCCATCGTCGCCCAGGGTATCGCCCAGGGCGCGATCGCGAGCGCCGACGTGGAGCGCGTCGTGCTCACCGGGCTCGGCCTCTTCTACCGGGCCGCGATCGACAACGTGCTCAAGGCGGAAGACCGGGTCCTCGAAGAGCTGCTCGGCGGCGGCCAGCATCTCCTGCACCCGACCAAAGGCTGGGACCGGAACGTCTGCACGCGGGATCCCGACGATGGCCCGTGGCCGCGGCTGCTCGAGGATCCGTACGAGGTCTGGCTCGACACGCCGCTGCCCCACGATTGCGCGGTCGAGATCTGCCACCGGCTCTCGTACATGTTCGGGATGCCGTTCATCCCCGACAAGATCCGGCGCATTCACGACGGAGGCTATCTGCCCACCCAGTTCGGGTACATCGCCCTCGAGTTCCTGATCCATTGCTGCCAGAACCTGCGCCGCGGGTACGCGGCGCCGTTCGTCGCCGACCGCACGGGCCCACTGCCCGTGGACCGGCGCTATCTCCGGCGCGAGGCCTTCCAGGACCGCCACATCACGCTGATCACCGGCGACCTCAACTCCCTCTGGCACCGGGATTCCATCGACACCATGTACGAGTGGCTGCGACGGGGACGCCGCGACGAGCAGCCTCGCTCGCTGCACAAGCACGTCGTGCCCGGGTTCGGGCACCAGGACCTCTACTGGGCCGAGGACGCGCCCAGCCTCGTCTTCCCCAAGATCCTGGAGGGGCTGCGGGGCCCGTGA
- a CDS encoding ascorbate-dependent monooxygenase, which yields MLSRLLLICAVLVAGDVAAADDAPPVTFSQHVAPLLQQHCQECHRPGGGAPFTLDAYGHVYRRRHKILESVEKRRMPPWKAVAGYGDLAGERRMSDAEIATLARWVAAGAPEGDARDLPPPRAFAAASAVDAADLVLRPDQAFTVAGRGGDVYRCFSIPTSFPEDRYFTTAVVVPGNSKIVHHMLAMVDPTGVSAGRTTDGVGRDGERGYPCFGGPGFRIDGYLGGWAPGARPWELPDGVGMLLPKGARVVFQLHYHNAQLSPQTDLTELRLKAATGPVRKRLHFMRVGRFNLSIPAGNPRYEIEAGSFVHRRMQLIAIHPHMHMLGREMKVWARMKDESITPLIHIADWDFNWQGFYWFRTPVTLPVASWIELTAAWDNSAENPRNPNKPPRDVSWGERTVDEMGHAAILYTVDAEQPK from the coding sequence ATGCTCTCGCGGCTGCTCCTGATCTGCGCCGTGCTGGTCGCGGGCGACGTGGCCGCCGCCGACGACGCGCCGCCGGTGACGTTCAGCCAGCACGTCGCTCCCTTGCTGCAGCAGCACTGCCAGGAATGCCATCGGCCGGGCGGTGGCGCCCCCTTCACGCTGGACGCGTATGGCCACGTCTACCGGCGGCGTCACAAGATCCTCGAGTCGGTCGAGAAGCGCCGCATGCCCCCGTGGAAGGCGGTCGCCGGCTACGGCGACCTCGCGGGCGAGCGGCGCATGTCGGATGCCGAGATCGCCACGCTCGCCCGCTGGGTCGCGGCCGGCGCGCCCGAAGGCGACGCGCGCGATCTGCCGCCGCCGCGCGCGTTCGCGGCCGCGAGCGCGGTGGACGCGGCCGACCTCGTGCTGCGGCCCGATCAGGCCTTCACGGTGGCGGGTCGCGGCGGCGACGTCTACCGATGCTTCAGCATCCCCACGTCGTTCCCCGAGGACCGCTACTTCACCACCGCGGTGGTCGTGCCGGGCAATTCGAAGATCGTCCATCACATGCTGGCCATGGTGGATCCGACCGGCGTGTCGGCGGGGAGGACCACGGACGGAGTCGGCCGGGACGGCGAGCGCGGCTATCCGTGCTTCGGCGGGCCGGGCTTCCGGATCGACGGCTACCTCGGCGGCTGGGCGCCCGGCGCCCGCCCGTGGGAGCTGCCCGACGGCGTCGGCATGCTGCTGCCCAAGGGCGCGCGCGTCGTGTTCCAGCTGCACTACCACAACGCACAGCTCTCCCCGCAGACGGACCTGACCGAGCTACGGCTGAAGGCGGCGACCGGCCCGGTGCGGAAGCGCCTGCACTTCATGCGGGTCGGCCGGTTCAACCTGTCGATCCCGGCCGGCAATCCCCGCTACGAGATCGAGGCGGGCTCGTTCGTGCACCGGCGGATGCAGCTGATCGCCATCCATCCGCACATGCACATGCTCGGGCGCGAGATGAAGGTCTGGGCCCGGATGAAGGACGAGTCGATCACCCCGCTGATCCACATCGCCGACTGGGATTTCAACTGGCAGGGCTTCTACTGGTTCCGGACCCCGGTGACGCTGCCCGTCGCCTCCTGGATCGAGCTCACCGCCGCGTGGGACAACTCGGCCGAGAACCCGCGCAACCCGAACAAGCCGCCGCGCGACGTCTCCTGGGGCGAGCGCACCGTCGACGAGATGGGCCACGCCGCCATCCTCTATACGGTGGACGCGGAGCAGCCGAAGTAG
- a CDS encoding adenylate/guanylate cyclase domain-containing protein — protein sequence MICGKCRHDNPAGARFCSNCGRPLVASAGISSPRSPLPGDLADRVRSLGVAEGERKHVTVLFADLRNSMELLTERDPEEARALLDPVLERMIAAVQQYDGLVNQVMGDGIMALFGAPLALEDHAVRAAYAALRMQESVRAYAAQLPRGRGAPISIRVGLNSGEVVVRSIESDLHMDYTAVGQTTHLASRMEQAATSGSILVTASTAALVDGYVVLEPLGPMPIKGLEAPIEVFEIVRAGQARSRLQVAAARGLTPFVGRTAEMRQLTDALEQVRAARGRVVAMVGEAGVGKSRLLWEFIHSGHTEGCAVLEGQTTPYGKGASYAPVIDVLRKYFEIQERQDQEEIRVHVASRIHARDGQLAPFVPAFLALLDIAVEDPEWIALDPVLRRQRTIEGVRRLLLSESRLQPVVLALEDVNWADSETRAVLDGIVEVLSNARILVIVSYRPAPEHAWAGQAPWYRELRLAPLVPESIESLLDLVLGDDSSLTPLKDTLPKQTAGNPLWLEESVRSLVETGVLTGTRGAYRLTRPLPTVHIPPSLLALLAARIDRLPPRDKQIVQSAAVIGKDVPAALLEAIVDLPGDDLRQSLARLQTSEFLYERSLFPDLEYTFKHALTHDVAYGSLLREQRRVLHGRIADAIGALHADRLAEHVERLAHHAQRSERWPDAVGYCREAGRKATARSANREAVAYFDQALDALQHCPDDDGTNETAFDVRLDLRSALIPLGEFMRVFQILHELEALAERLEDPRRQGLVAALMAGVYPSFGQAAQAVQYGERARRIAAEQGDRTIDVLAHTYLGAAYFSLGQCERAIECTRRVVRLLPGERSHDSFGVAIRPAVYARGFLSWALSELGRFQEAETEARETLDLAEAIGHPQTVVAGLLTLGTFHVRRGDVALAVGPFERARELCQRHDIPLWRPVFASFLGYSLALSARFSEAERLLREAIDQASMMRMVVFHSQMIMWLSEARLLTGAVEEAAELADEALRNTRERGEAVLEAWALRLTAEVSTRREPSDDARAEGLYRDAMDRAEKLSVRPLTARCHLGLGTLYGRRGKTDDARAHLSTAARLFREMQMRLWADRAAAELRLLSS from the coding sequence GTGATCTGCGGCAAGTGCCGGCACGACAATCCCGCGGGGGCCCGGTTCTGCTCGAACTGCGGCCGGCCGCTCGTCGCGTCGGCGGGCATCTCGAGTCCTCGGTCCCCGCTCCCGGGCGACCTCGCCGATCGCGTGCGGAGCCTGGGCGTGGCGGAAGGCGAGCGCAAGCACGTCACCGTCCTCTTCGCCGATCTCCGGAACTCGATGGAGCTGCTGACCGAGCGCGATCCCGAGGAGGCGCGGGCCCTGCTGGACCCCGTCCTCGAGCGCATGATCGCGGCGGTCCAGCAGTACGACGGGCTCGTGAACCAGGTCATGGGCGATGGGATCATGGCGCTCTTCGGCGCGCCGCTCGCCCTGGAAGACCACGCGGTGCGGGCCGCCTACGCCGCGCTCCGTATGCAGGAGAGCGTGCGCGCCTACGCGGCCCAGCTGCCGAGGGGGCGGGGCGCGCCGATCAGCATCCGCGTCGGGCTGAATTCGGGAGAGGTGGTGGTGCGCTCGATCGAGAGCGACCTGCACATGGACTACACCGCGGTCGGTCAGACCACCCATCTCGCCTCGCGGATGGAGCAGGCGGCCACATCCGGATCGATCCTGGTCACGGCGAGCACCGCCGCGCTCGTGGACGGATACGTCGTCCTCGAGCCGCTCGGCCCGATGCCCATCAAGGGTCTCGAGGCGCCCATCGAGGTGTTCGAGATCGTGCGCGCCGGCCAGGCGCGCTCGCGCTTGCAGGTGGCCGCGGCCCGCGGACTCACCCCCTTCGTGGGGCGGACGGCCGAGATGCGGCAGCTCACCGATGCCCTCGAGCAGGTGCGCGCCGCGCGGGGCCGCGTGGTGGCCATGGTCGGCGAGGCCGGGGTCGGCAAGTCGCGTCTGCTCTGGGAGTTCATCCACTCCGGGCACACGGAGGGCTGCGCCGTCCTGGAAGGCCAGACGACGCCGTATGGCAAGGGCGCGTCGTATGCGCCGGTCATCGACGTCCTCCGGAAGTATTTCGAGATCCAGGAACGGCAGGACCAGGAGGAGATCCGCGTGCACGTGGCGAGCCGGATCCACGCGCGCGACGGGCAGCTCGCCCCGTTCGTCCCCGCCTTTCTCGCCCTGCTGGACATCGCCGTCGAAGATCCGGAGTGGATCGCTCTGGACCCGGTCCTGCGCCGGCAGCGAACCATCGAGGGCGTCCGGCGGCTCCTGCTGTCGGAGAGCCGCCTCCAGCCCGTCGTCCTCGCGCTCGAGGACGTCAACTGGGCCGACTCCGAGACCCGCGCCGTCCTCGACGGCATCGTCGAGGTGCTCTCCAACGCTCGCATTCTCGTGATCGTCAGCTATCGCCCCGCGCCCGAGCACGCGTGGGCCGGCCAGGCCCCGTGGTACCGGGAGCTCCGGCTGGCCCCGCTCGTGCCCGAGAGCATCGAATCGCTCCTCGACCTGGTGCTGGGGGATGATTCGAGCCTGACGCCGCTCAAGGACACGCTGCCCAAGCAGACGGCGGGAAACCCGCTCTGGCTCGAGGAGAGCGTCCGGTCGCTGGTCGAGACCGGCGTCCTCACGGGCACCCGCGGCGCCTATCGGCTGACTCGGCCCCTGCCCACGGTGCACATTCCTCCGTCCCTGCTGGCGCTCCTCGCCGCGCGCATCGACCGTCTGCCCCCGCGCGACAAGCAGATCGTGCAATCGGCGGCGGTGATCGGCAAGGACGTCCCCGCCGCGCTCCTCGAGGCGATCGTGGACCTTCCCGGCGACGACCTGCGGCAGAGCCTCGCGCGGCTCCAGACCAGCGAGTTCCTGTACGAGCGGAGCCTCTTCCCCGATCTGGAGTACACCTTCAAGCACGCCCTGACCCACGACGTCGCCTACGGGAGCCTCCTCAGGGAGCAGCGCCGCGTGCTCCACGGCCGCATCGCGGACGCGATCGGCGCGCTCCACGCGGATCGCCTCGCCGAGCATGTCGAGCGCCTCGCCCATCACGCGCAGCGGAGCGAGCGCTGGCCCGACGCGGTCGGGTATTGTCGCGAGGCGGGCCGGAAGGCGACGGCGCGGTCCGCGAACCGAGAAGCCGTCGCCTACTTCGATCAGGCCCTCGACGCGCTCCAGCACTGTCCGGACGACGACGGGACGAACGAGACCGCCTTCGACGTCCGCCTCGACCTGCGCAGCGCCCTCATTCCCCTGGGCGAGTTCATGCGGGTCTTCCAGATTCTCCATGAGCTGGAGGCGCTGGCGGAGCGACTCGAGGACCCGCGTCGGCAGGGCCTCGTCGCCGCCCTCATGGCGGGCGTCTATCCGAGCTTCGGGCAAGCGGCTCAGGCGGTGCAGTATGGCGAGCGCGCGCGGCGGATCGCCGCCGAGCAGGGCGACCGAACCATCGACGTGCTCGCCCACACCTACCTGGGCGCCGCCTACTTCTCCCTCGGGCAATGCGAGCGCGCCATCGAGTGCACCCGGCGCGTCGTTCGCCTGCTGCCGGGCGAGCGGAGCCACGACAGCTTCGGCGTCGCCATCCGCCCGGCGGTCTACGCCCGGGGCTTCCTGTCCTGGGCGCTATCCGAGCTCGGCCGCTTTCAGGAAGCGGAGACCGAGGCGCGCGAGACCCTGGACCTGGCCGAGGCGATCGGCCATCCGCAAACCGTCGTCGCCGGGCTCCTCACCCTCGGCACCTTCCACGTCCGACGGGGCGACGTCGCACTCGCGGTCGGCCCGTTCGAGCGGGCCCGTGAGCTGTGCCAGCGTCACGACATTCCGCTCTGGCGCCCGGTGTTTGCATCCTTCCTCGGATACTCGCTGGCGCTGTCGGCCCGGTTCTCGGAAGCGGAGAGGCTGCTGCGAGAGGCCATCGATCAGGCCTCGATGATGCGCATGGTGGTGTTCCATTCCCAGATGATCATGTGGCTCAGCGAGGCGCGCCTCCTGACCGGGGCGGTGGAGGAAGCGGCCGAGCTGGCCGACGAGGCGCTCCGCAACACGCGCGAGCGGGGAGAGGCCGTCCTCGAGGCGTGGGCGCTGCGGCTCACCGCCGAGGTCAGCACGCGGCGGGAGCCGTCGGATGACGCGCGGGCCGAGGGCCTGTACCGGGACGCGATGGACAGAGCCGAGAAGCTCTCCGTCCGCCCCCTGACCGCCCGCTGTCACCTCGGGCTCGGCACTCTGTATGGCCGCCGCGGCAAGACGGACGATGCCCGTGCCCATCTGTCGACGGCCGCGCGTCTGTTCCGCGAGATGCAGATGCGCCTCTGGGCGGATCGCGCCGCCGCCGAGCTCCGCCTGCTCTCCTCCTAG